A single region of the Kwoniella shivajii chromosome 10, complete sequence genome encodes:
- a CDS encoding hydroxyethylthiazole kinase, with translation MPKIDIDYSVYLVTGREFLPAGKDYYESLEESLQGGVTVVQVREKNADTGEFIQVARRTKEICDQYNVPVLINDRIDVHLAVGTAGIHIGQTDCPISLARTLIGEDAIIGLSVRNTDEANRAIESKESLDYIGIGAVWETGSKDIKGRKTLGPDGVGEILDVIQGHGIKSVAIGGIHLPNLPQLLHGSVSPLNSNTLDGVAVISDIVASLHPREAATDLREIVDSFKRAKRVLKGQQSVFSILQGRDGLNEDQLIKGVEGLMEVLQQETPLVNQLTNKVVMNDSANVTLAVGASPIMSTHPRDVHDLSPAIGACLINFGTVDDKEGMKVAGRQANVNRKPLVFDPVAVGATSYRRETAAELLAHWQPTIIKGNAAEIGAMAESTEVMSRGVDAAGSGFKDPGSVVKALARKRAAIIVLTGPTDYISDGSLVIKVSNGSHYLEKITGSGCQAGSLIACYAAASRIKYLNENDSFEDDSQLVQGDMLLASLAGILIYTVASEVAAERQDVKGPGTFRSALIDELYNLTPEVVRKRAKVEIL, from the exons ATGCCTAAGATTGATATCGATTACTCGGTGTACCTGGTCACGGGAAGAGAATTCCTTCCAGCTGGAAAA GACTACTACGAATCTCTCGAAGAG TCATTACAAGGAGGTGTTACTGTCGTCCAAGTAAGAGAGAAAAATGCGGATACGGGAGAG TTCATCCAAGTCGCTAGACGTACAAAGGAGATATGcgatcaa TATAACGTACCTGTACTCATCAATGATAGAATTGATGTTCATCTTGCTGTTG GGACCGCGGGTATTCATATCGGTCAAACCGACTGTCCAATCTCTTTAGCACGTACTCTGATAGGCGAAGACGCTATCATTGGCTTATCAGTAAGGAACACCGACGAAGCGAATAGGGCTATAGAGTCAAAAGAATCTTTGGATTATATCGGGATTGGTGCAGTTTGGGAAACTGGTTCTAAAGATATTAAAGGTAGAAAAACATTAGGTCctgatggtgttggtgagATTTTGGATGTGATTCAAGGACATGGAATTAAGAGTGTTGCTATTG GCGGTATACACCTTCCTAATTTACCTCAACTTCTACACGGATCAGTCTCACCTTTGAACTCAAATACCTTGGACGGAGTAGCTGTGATTTCCGACATAGTAGCTTCTCTCCATCCTAGAGAAGCGGCTACGGACCTGAGGGAGATTGTCGATTCCTTTAAACGGGCTAAGCGTGTATTGAAAGGTCAACAATCCGTTTTCAGTATCTTGCAAGGACGAGATGGGTTGaatgaagatcaattgaTTAAAGGCGTTGAAGGTTTGATGGAGGTTTTACAACAGGAAACTCCTCTTGTCAATCAA CTTACAAACAAAGTCGTAATGAATGATTCGGCAAATGTCACTTTGGCAGTAGGAGCTTCCCCAATCATGTCTACTCATCCCAGGGATGTTCATGATCTAAGTCCAGCCATCGGAGCATGTCTAATCAATTTTGG CACTGTGGACGAtaaggaaggaatgaaagtcGCAGGTAGACAAGCAAACGTTAATCGAAAACCATTAGTATTCGATCCCGTAGCTGTTGGAGCTACTTCCTACCGGCGTGAAACTGCAGCAG AACTCCTTGCACATTGGCAACCAACTATAATCAAGGGGAACGCAGCTGAAATTGGTGCAATGGCTGAATCTACCGAAGTGATGAGTAGAGGTGTCGATGCTGCTGGATCAGGGTTCAAAGATCCTGGATCTGTGGTCAAGGCTTTGGCACGAAAGAGGG CCGCTATAATAGTATTGACGGGACCTACAGATTACATATCAGACGGATCGTTGGTCATCAAAGTATCAAACGGATCACATTACTTGGAAAAGATAACTGGATCAGGTTGTCAAGCAGGTTCCTTAATAGCTTGTTATGCAGCTGCATCAAGAATCAAATACctgaatgaaaatgacagtttcgaagatgatagtCAATTAGTTCAAGGTGATATGTTATTAGCTTCTTTAGCTGG TATCTTGATTTACACTGTTGCATCCGAGGTAGCAGCCGAAAGACAAGATGTGAAAGGCCCAGGTACTTTCAGGTCAGCATTGATTGATGAGTTGTATAACCTAACTCCGGAAGTAGTCAGAAAGAGGGCTAAAGTAGAGATATTATAG